The proteins below are encoded in one region of Nilaparvata lugens isolate BPH chromosome X, ASM1435652v1, whole genome shotgun sequence:
- the LOC111061726 gene encoding tyrosine-protein kinase transmembrane receptor Ror2, which translates to MDWLYLLTILYSIPVYSDDMPRQGEHKCATYNGKACKNYLDTSSSVWFNISAESLHGGLNEQIVKDLWEEVIKDLKEPCRSAAERLLCTYAFPLCVIHNNDAIGLPLCYDDCAAVRDSICYNDWARIESNKEQGIFIRSRGHFTLPNCSALPRLSPDKKVCSHARITETKKNEVTYDCIKGRGRFYLGTMNITKSGLPCQRWDSNKPHSHDNRPPNVFPEIQNAENYCRNAGGEEPVPWCYTMDPDVRWQHCNIPLCENDIKTGGFLLSKLMSPQVMVILAFISITSIVIGLLIVLICNIILKNRLVYRPTATQEINIDLEKLPNNSAYHKSGASLNPKLEKLEFPRNDIIYIKDLGQGAFGRVFQAKAPGLLKGEEFTLVAVKMLKDEASEDLQEDFEREACLLAEFDHPNIVKLLGVCAVGKPMCLLFEYMGRGDLNEFLRSCSPSNYIVRSAEGGGDLFRDIQLGTEDLLKIAQQVAGGMVYLSDRKFVHRDLATRNCLIDDTMVVKIADFGLSQKMYLQDYYKGDEHDAIPVRWMPLESILYNKYTVESDVWAFGVCLWEIFSFALQPYYGMTHEEVVKYIKEGNVLHCPENTSKPIYELMKLCWNRKPAARPSFRTLYQAIETVKADFEREHSIKTTHLPPRVHL; encoded by the exons atgatatgCCTAGGCAGGGTGAGCATAAATGTGCCACATATAATGGAAAAGCTTGTAAGAATTACTTGGACACAAGTAGTTCTGTCTGGTTCAATATCTCAGCAGAAAGCTTACATGGAGGATTAAATGAACAAATTGTAAAAGATCTATGGGAAGAAGTTATTAAAGATTTGAAAGAGCCATGCAGAAGTGCCGCCGAA CGCTTACTATGCACCTATGCATTCCCGTTGTGTGTGATACATAACAATGATGCGATCGGTCTACCTCTATGCTATGATGACTGTGCAGCAGTTCGTGATTCCATTTGCTACAATGACTGGGCCCGAATTGAAAGCAATAAAGAGCAGGGCATATTTATCAGGTCTAGGGGGCATTTCACCTTACCCAACTGTTCTGCTCTACCGCGATTGTCTCCAGACAAGAAAGTCTGTTCCCATGCTCGGATTACGGAGACTAAAAAGAATGAAGTTACTT ACGATTGTATTAAAGGAAGAGGCCGATTTTATCTGGGAAcaatgaatattacaaaatcCGGTCTGCCATGTCAAAGATGGGACTCcaataagcctcattctcatgACAACCGTCCTCCGAATGTCTTTCCTGAGATTCAAAATGCCGAAAATTATTGTCGCAATGCAGGGGGTGAGGAACCAGTGCCTTGGTGTTATACTATGGATCCAGATGTTCGTTGGCAGCATTGCAACATACCTCTTTGTG aaaatgatATAAAGACTGGAGGATTTCTTTTAAGTAAACTAATGTCCCCACAAGTCATGGTGATCCTAGCATTCATTAGTATAACGAGTATTGTTATTGGTCTGCTGATTGTATTGATATGTAATATAATTCTCAAAAACCGACTAGTCTACAGGCCTACTGCCACCCAG GAGATCAACATTGATTTGGAGAAGTTACCTAATAATTCAGCATACCATAAATCTGGAGCAAGCCTGAATCCGAAGCTGGAAAAACTAGAATTTCCACGAaatgatataatttatataaaggATCTTGGACAAGGGGCTTTTGGAAGagtttttcag GCAAAAGCACCGGGTCTGTTGAAAGGCGAAGAATTCACTCTTGTAGCAGTGAAAATGCTGAAGGACGAAGCGTCGGAGGACTTGCAGGAGGATTTTGAAAGGGAGGCGTGCCTGCTAGCAGAGTTCGACCATCCGAATATAGTGAAGCTACTGGGAGTGTGCGCGGTGGGCAAACCGATGTGCTTGTTGTTCGAGTACATGGGGCGTGGTGATCTCAACGAGTTTCTGCGCTCCTGTTCGCCGAGTAATTACATAGTGCGCAGTGCTGAGGGTGGCGGAGACTTGTTCAGGGATATCCAACTCGGCACTGAGGACTTActgaaaattgctcagcaagtGGCAGGGGGTATGGTGTACCTTTCAGATCGCAAATTTGTACATAGAGATCTTGCTACTAGAAACTGTCTCATCGATGACACTATGGTGGTGAAAATCGCCGATTTTGGCCTATCGCAAAAAATGTACCTTCAAGACTACTACAAAGGCGACGAACATGACGCCATACCTGTACGCTGGATGCCACTTGAAAGCATTCTCTACAATAAATACACTGTTGAGTCCGATGTGTGGGCGTTTGGGGTTTGTCTATGGGAAATATTTTCGTTCGCTCTTCAACCATACTACGGTATGACTCATGAAGAAGTTGTCAAGTACATCAAGGAGGGAAATGTTTTACATTGTCCTGAAAACACAAGTAAACCCATTTACGAGTTGATGAAACTATGTTGGAACCGTAAACCGGCAGCTAGGCCAAGCTTCCGCACCCTTTACCAGGCAATCGAGACCGTCAAGGCTGATTTTGAAAGGGAACATTCTATTAAGACTACTCATCTCCCACCTAGGGTGCATCTCTGA